The following proteins are encoded in a genomic region of Lytechinus variegatus isolate NC3 chromosome 7, Lvar_3.0, whole genome shotgun sequence:
- the LOC121418902 gene encoding phospholipase B1, membrane-associated-like → MGYTPKYCFLVLCFLASTGLLPPVHCTTYKFSNRATDFLLKIQNGFENSSISLKDELFVDRNIDKVGSNFDCPESVSPTVPESVHLLRPGDIRIIGALGDSLTAAYGAGASSFSPVMFEYPGEASSIGGDKTLEEIITLPNIFRKYNSHLYGYSTGLSVILTQPFNKRLNVAISGSYATDMPGQARELIQTMKDDPSVDFENDWKLITLFIGGNDLCSGCLYAKNSPANYIKFVEKTIQILHDESPRTFVNVIGIMQANQIMKLQGPTICNLITSVFCPCALGGSIPQHYVYLKAREMQRLLRNSVESGKYDDKDDFTAVYQPFLEDTTVPTLPDGEVDRSFFAPDCFHLSQKGQAAQSTANWNNLFEPVGSKDTSYDTGEKLNCPSQDFPYLYTNVNSKPGFLTKLQRSHTFDNEVPNTNATSARDLRNHVHEINTILRLVP, encoded by the exons ATGGGGTACACACCGAAATATTGCTTTCTTGTCCTTTGCTTTCTCGCATCTACTGGTTTGCTACCACCTGTGCATTGTACGACTTATAAGTTCTCAAATC GTGCTACTGACTTTTTACTCAAGATTCAAAATGGATTTGAAAACTCCTCTATCAGCTTAAAAGATGAACTCTTCGTTGATCGGAACATCGACAAG GTTGGATCAAACTTTGATTGTCCCGAATCTGTTTCGCCAACGGTTCCAGAATCAG TTCATTTATTACGACCCGGAGACATCAGGATTATTGGTGCTCTAGGTGACTCGTTGACG GCGGCGTATGGAGCTGGTGCGAGCTCTTTCTCACCTGTGATGTTCGAATACCCAGGGGAAGCATCAAG TATTGGAGGCGATAAAACGTTGGAGGAGATCATTACACTTCCGA ATATTTTCAGAAAGTATAATTCTCATCTGTATGGCTATTCGACCGGACTTTCTGTCATTTTAACCCAACCATTCAACAAACGATTGAATGTGGCAATCAGTGGATCTTATGCAAC AGACATGCCTGGCCAGGCTCGGGAGCTGATCCAAACAATGAAAGATGATCCTTCGGTCGATTTTGAGAATGATTGGAAACTGATAACATTATTCATTGGCGGGAATGACCTATGCAGTGGATGTCTGTACGCTAAAAACTCACCAGCAAACTACATTAAATTTGTGGAAAAGACCATCCAAATATTACACGATGAG agcCCAAGGACATTCGTCAACGTTATTGGAATAATGCAAGCTAATCAGATCATGAAGCTACAGGGCCCGACGATATGTAACTTAATTACCAG TGTGTTCTGCCCATGTGCATTAGGAGGGTCAATCCCACAACACTACGTTTATCTCAAAGCCAGAGAAATGCAG CGACTTCTTCGCAACTCTGTAGAAAGTggaaaatatgatgataaagatgatttcACGGCAGTATATCAGCCATTTTTAGAAGACACAACTGTTCCTACACTACCG GACGGAGAAGTCGACAGGTCATTCTTTGCACCCGATTGTTTTCATCTCAGTCAGAAGGGACAGGCTGCCCAGTCAACGGCCAATTGGAACAACTTG TTTGAACCTGTAGGATCCAAAGATACATCATATGACACTGGTGAAAAACTCAACTGCCCTTCACAG GACTTTCCATACCTCTACACCAATGTCAACAGTAAACCAGGATTTCTTACCAAACTTCAAAGATCACACACTTTCGACAATGAGGTACCAAATACCAATGCAACATCGGCACGAGATTTACGCAACCATGTCCACGAGATCAACACAATACTTCGTCTTGTTCCATAG